A genome region from Triticum aestivum cultivar Chinese Spring chromosome 2B, IWGSC CS RefSeq v2.1, whole genome shotgun sequence includes the following:
- the LOC123042167 gene encoding BTB/POZ and MATH domain-containing protein 3 produces MANSSWTSPEITSPATVWEQTRTLNFEVTDYLQLDGMGVGEFISSPLVEVGGYKWKIKFYPDGIDEDCDGHASAFLRCYSQDTDPDVIAKVTLSILEKRSQVNVASFDKLKCVFSRCDFPAWGHQEFVDKSKLESLSELGDGCFTIRCVLTVVTDEPPSRGLSRELPSQLCSQLESMLEDGRGTDVTFRVGSHKFRGHRCVLAAQSPVFRAQFYGPMAEKDKPRVKVVGVEPAIFQMMLRYISGWTGRAGFWPGLRPVMDRTVRAWLAR; encoded by the coding sequence atggctaACAGCAGCTGGACCTCACCGGAGATCACGTCACCTGCCACGGTCTGGGAGCAGACCAGAACGCTCAATTTCGAGGTGACCGATTACCTGCAGCTCGATGGCATGGGTGTCGGCGAGTTCATTAGTTCGCCCCTCGTCGAAGTCGGCGGCTACAAGTGGAAGATCAAATTCTACCCGGACGGGATCGACGAGGACTGTGACGGCCACGCCTCAGCGTTTTTGCGCTGTTACAGCCAAGACACGGATCCGGATGTGATTGCCAAGGTCACGCTGAGCATCCTAGAGAAAAGGAGCCAGGTAAACGTAGCCAGCTTCGATAAGCTCAAGTGCGTCTTCTCTCGGTGCGATTTCCCTGCATGGGGTCACCAGGAATTCGTCGACAAGTCCAAGCTGGAATCGCTGTCGGAACTCGGGGACGGCTGCTTCACGATACGGTGTGTTCTCACCGTCGTCACCGACGAGCCACCGTCTCGGGGGCTGTCTCGGGAGCTGCCCAGCCAACTCTGCAGCCAACTCGAGAGCATGCTCGAGGACGGGAGAGGCACTGACGTCACGTTCCGCGTGGGCAGCCACAAGTTCCGCGGGCACAGGTGCGTTCTGGCCGCGCAGTCGCCGGTGTTCAGAGCTCAGTTCTATGGCCCCATGGCGGAGAAGGACAAGCCGCGTGTCAAGGTCGTCGGCGTGGAGCCAGCCATCTTCCAGATGATGCTTCGCTACATTTCAGGGTGGACGGGGCGAGCGGGCTTCTGGCCCGGACTGCGGCCCGTTATGGACCGGACCGTACGGGCCTGGCTCGCTAGATAA